The sequence CGAGCCGGTCGACAAGGATGCGGTGGCACGGCTCGACGCAGTGACCGACCTCGGGGACCGGGTGAACATGATCCACATGGGCACGTTGCTATCGGCCGGCAAGGGCTCGGCGCTGGTCACGGCCACCGGCATGCGGACCGAGATGGGCCGCATCGCCACCCTGCTCCAACGGGTCGAGACCCGGCCCACGCCGCTCCAGAGGCGTCTCGATGCGCTGGGCCGCGTGCTGCTGGTCGTGTGCGTCGCGCTGGTGGCCGCCATCGCTTTGGCGCAATGGCTGCGCGGCGGCCAGCCCGCCGAGGTGCTCTTCCTGGCGGTGAGCCTCGCGGTGGCTGCCGTGCCCGAGGGCCTTCCCGCCGTCGTCACGCTGGCTCTCGCGCTCGGAGTCCAGCGCATGGCAAGGCAGAAGGCGCTGGTGCGACACCTGCCCGCGGTGGAGACGCTGGGTTCGGTGTCGGTGATCTGCAGCGACAAGACCGGGACGCTCACCCGCAACGAGATGACGGCGGACACGGTGGTGGCGGGCGGGATCGAGTATCGGGTGACTGGGGCGGGTTACGAGCCTCATGGCGAGTTCCATCGGGTCGGGGCGGGCGGAGCGGTGCCCGACTTGCGCCGCGAGCCCGAACTGCGCGAGCTGCTGCGCATCGGCGCCCTCTGCAATCACGCGGTCATCGAGCCCGCGATCGAGGTCGGCCACTGGACCGTGATCGGCGACCCCACCGAAGCCGCCCTGCGCGCGCTGGCGCTCAAGGGACATGTCGCGGCGCCTGGCCAGGGGGAGCGCGCGGTGTTCGAGATTCCCTTCGAGCCCGCGCGGCGCGCCATGTCGATCGTCTACCGCGATGAGGCCGGGCGCGTCCTGCTCACCACCAAGGGCGCCCCCGAGGCGATCCTGCCGAGGTGCACGTCGGAGCGCGTGAGCGGCGCCATCGTCGAGATGACGGAGGGGCGGCGGCGCGAGCTGCTGGAGATGAACACCCGGCTCGCCGGCCGCGCGCTACGGGTCCTGGCGCTGGCGAGCCGCGAGCTCGCGGAGGGCGATCCGTTCGAGGAGCGCGACCTGGTGTTCGCGGGCCTGGTTGGCATGCTCGATCCGCCGCGCGATGAGGCGTTTCAGGCGGTGGCCGACTGCCGGGCGTCGGGGATCCGGCCGGTCATGATCACCGGGGATCATCCCGAGACGGCGCTCGCGATCGCGCGCACGCTGGGGATCGCCGGTCCCGATGACCGGGCCGTGAATGGCCACGATCTCGACCGGATGACCGATGAAGAGCTGGCGGGACGGATCGAGAGTCTTCCCGTGTACGCCCGCGTCTCCGCGGAGCACAAGCTTCGCGTCGTTCACGCGTGGCGTGCCAGAGGGCACGTGGTGGCCATGACGGGCGACGGGGTGAACGATGCACCCGCCGTTCAGGCGGCCGATATCGGGATC comes from Candidatus Eisenbacteria bacterium and encodes:
- a CDS encoding cation-translocating P-type ATPase, which produces MADDRVMPSGLAAGAGAPPPHARAAGEMLAEHGIDPDRGLSSWDAARARDRHGLNRLEQGPRRSSLARFAAQFRGLVVALLIGAAVIALALGEHMNAAAILAIVVLNAVLGFVQEERAARALDTLRGLARPSARVLRDGVVSRIDPEELVPGDVLEVEAGDLVPADARLISAYGLRAQEAPLTGEAEPVDKDAVARLDAVTDLGDRVNMIHMGTLLSAGKGSALVTATGMRTEMGRIATLLQRVETRPTPLQRRLDALGRVLLVVCVALVAAIALAQWLRGGQPAEVLFLAVSLAVAAVPEGLPAVVTLALALGVQRMARQKALVRHLPAVETLGSVSVICSDKTGTLTRNEMTADTVVAGGIEYRVTGAGYEPHGEFHRVGAGGAVPDLRREPELRELLRIGALCNHAVIEPAIEVGHWTVIGDPTEAALRALALKGHVAAPGQGERAVFEIPFEPARRAMSIVYRDEAGRVLLTTKGAPEAILPRCTSERVSGAIVEMTEGRRRELLEMNTRLAGRALRVLALASRELAEGDPFEERDLVFAGLVGMLDPPRDEAFQAVADCRASGIRPVMITGDHPETALAIARTLGIAGPDDRAVNGHDLDRMTDEELAGRIESLPVYARVSAEHKLRVVHAWRARGHVVAMTGDGVNDAPAVQAADIGIAMGRSGTDVTREAADMVLLDDNFATIVRAVREGRAIFDNIQKFVHYLLSTNAGEILFMFIAALAGWPAPLVAVQILWINLVTDGLPALALGVEPPERDVMERAPRPVHDPVVSGSHGAFIVARGALVAAAAGIGFLLTHRADDANLPQARTVAFGIVAYSQLLYAFAFRSQRETLPQLGPFSNRALLGAVAAAALLQLAAIELPVARPLFETVRPGAEQWVMIALLSLAPVSAVEVAKIVREAWRRR